From one Lycium barbarum isolate Lr01 chromosome 6, ASM1917538v2, whole genome shotgun sequence genomic stretch:
- the LOC132643923 gene encoding uncharacterized protein LOC132643923, producing MIEDRQVKRILIDSGSLENTIRWKVVDQLSMSNRLTPSCRVLNGFNMACEIVKGEIILLINIRGMLNHTRSYVNGGDISYNAIFLRPWIHDMKVVPSTLHLLLKFSTLDGIKLIRGEQSAAREMFSIESHEKEEPNHKNMGTSSAEKGDDENGGK from the coding sequence atGATTGAGGATCGCCAGGTTAAGCGTATTCTTATTGATTCGGGTAGCTTAGAAAATACCATTAGGTGGAAAGTGGTGGATCAATTATCAATGTCGAACAGACTAACACCGTCATGTCGAGTACTTAATGGGTTCAACATGGCGTGCGAGATAGTGAAAGGAGAAATTATATTGCTAATCAACATCAGAGGAATGCTCAATCACACCAGGTCCTATGTCAATGGTGGTGATATCAGCTATAACGCTATATTTTTAAGACCATGGATACATGATATGAAGGTAGTACCTTCTACTTTACATTTATTGCTTAAATTCTCAACACTTGATGGAATCAAGCTCATCCGGGGTGAACAGTCTGCAGCAAGAGAAATGTTTTCTATAGAATCACATGAGAAAGAAGAACCAAATCACAAGAATATGGGAACATCCTCGGCAGAAAAGGGAGATGATGAAAATGGGGGAAAATAA